From the genome of Halictus rubicundus isolate RS-2024b chromosome 2, iyHalRubi1_principal, whole genome shotgun sequence, one region includes:
- the Trxr1 gene encoding thioredoxin reductase 1 isoform X3, with the protein MAPIADQKFTYDLLVIGGGSGGLAAAKEAVNLGANVAVLDYVTPSPQGTTWGLGGTCVNVGCIPKKLMHQAALLGEAVHEATFYGWQLPDPKTILNDWEALRTAVQNHIKSVNWVTRVELRTKKVEYINAQGYFKDEHTVCGKMKNGEEKTFTAKNILIAVGGRPKYPDIPGALEYGISSDDIFSLKKAPGKTLVVGAGYIGLECAGFLNGLGYDATIMVRSIILRGFDQQMANIVAAEMERRGVHFIYQAKPSKIQKQDDGRLLVHWVDKDGQSHQDVYDTVLFAIGRKALTQELKPENINLKLVEDSGKIDAVDEQTNVPNVYAVGDVLHKKPELTPVAIHAGRLLARRLFGNSTQQMDYVNVATTVFSPLEYGCVGLSEEAAIAIHGEDKIEIYHMYYKPTEFFIPQKDVTNCYLKVVAFRGGDERVLGMHFVGPQAGEIIQGFSTAMKCNLTFPKLKETVGIHPTVAEEFTRVNITKRSGLDPKPQSCCS; encoded by the exons ATGGCACCGATTG CGGACCAAAAATTCACTTATGACTTATTAGTAATTGGCGGTGGATCCGGTGGTTTAGCAGCAGCAAAAGAAGCAGTGAATTTGGGTGCGAACGTTGCAGTCCTTGATTATGTGACACCATCACCACAGGGTACAACATGGGGTCTGGGTGGCACTTGCGTGAACGTTGGTTGTATACCAAAGAAGTTGATGCATCAGGCTGCTTTGCTTGGAGAAGCTGTCCAT GAAGCAACTTTCTATGGTTGGCAGTTGCCAGACCCAAAAACTATTTTAAACGATTGGGAAGCATTAAGAACTGCTGTACAGAACCATATAAAGTCTGTGAATTGGGTAACACGAGTTGAACTTAGAACAAA AAAAGTTGAATACATCAATGCACAAGGATACTTTAAGGATGAACATACAGTGTGTGGGAAAATGAAGAATGGGGAGGAAAAGACATTTACAGCAAAAAACATTTTGATTGCTGTAGGTGGTAGACCAAAATACCCTGATATTCCTGGTGCTTTGGAATATGGAATAAGCAGTGATGACATTTTCAGTTTAAAAAAAGCTCCAGGAAAGACGCTTGTTGTTGGTGCAGGAT acaTTGGTTTGGAGTGTGCTGGATTCTTGAATGGTTTAGGATACGACGCAACGATAATGGTCCGTTCCATCATTTTAAGAGGATTCGATCAGCAAATGGCAAACATAGTTGCTGCAGAAATGGAAAGACGCGGCGTACACTTCATTTACCAGGCGAAACCCTCGAAGATTCAAAAGCAAGACGACGGCAGGCTTCTTGTACATTGGGTCGATAAG GACGGACAATCGCATCAAGATGTTTATGATACCGTTCTTTTCGCCATTGGGCGAAAAGCACTTACGCAAGAACTGAAACCCGAAAATATCAACCTTAAACTTGTTGAGGATTCTGGGAAGATTGATGCAGTAGATGAGCAGACAAATGTTCCAAATGTATACGCTGTCGGTGATGTCCTCCAT aAAAAACCGGAATTGACGCCCGTTGCTATACACGCTGGGCGATTATTGGCAAGGAGATTGTTTGGAAACTCGACTCAACAAATGGATTATGTAAACGTAGCGACAACAGTGTTCAGTCCTTTGGAATACGGTTGTGTTGGTCTCAGCGAAGAGGCTGCGATTGCAATTCacggagaggataagatagaaattTACCACATGTATTACAAACCAACAGAATTCTTCATACCACAGAAGGATGTCACTAACTGTTACCTGAAAGTCGTTGCCTTCAGAGGCGGTGACGAGAGAGTGCTAGGCATGCACTTTGTTGGTCCCCAGGCAGGCGAAATCATTCAAGGCTTTTCTACTGCTATGAA atGTAACTTAACATTCCCAAAATTGAAAGAAACCGTCGGCATTCACCCGACAGTCGCGGAAGAATTTACTCGTGTGAACATCACCAAACGTTCAGGACTTGACCCGAAGCCGCAGAGCTGTTGCAGTTAA
- the Trxr1 gene encoding thioredoxin reductase 1 isoform X1 — protein MKSHGAKKKKSWCFSCREKPQTVDSDLSDQETKDHDATVSNEHFEKPNDTLADQKFTYDLLVIGGGSGGLAAAKEAVNLGANVAVLDYVTPSPQGTTWGLGGTCVNVGCIPKKLMHQAALLGEAVHEATFYGWQLPDPKTILNDWEALRTAVQNHIKSVNWVTRVELRTKKVEYINAQGYFKDEHTVCGKMKNGEEKTFTAKNILIAVGGRPKYPDIPGALEYGISSDDIFSLKKAPGKTLVVGAGYIGLECAGFLNGLGYDATIMVRSIILRGFDQQMANIVAAEMERRGVHFIYQAKPSKIQKQDDGRLLVHWVDKDGQSHQDVYDTVLFAIGRKALTQELKPENINLKLVEDSGKIDAVDEQTNVPNVYAVGDVLHKKPELTPVAIHAGRLLARRLFGNSTQQMDYVNVATTVFSPLEYGCVGLSEEAAIAIHGEDKIEIYHMYYKPTEFFIPQKDVTNCYLKVVAFRGGDERVLGMHFVGPQAGEIIQGFSTAMKCNLTFPKLKETVGIHPTVAEEFTRVNITKRSGLDPKPQSCCS, from the exons ATGAAGTCACACggcgcgaagaagaagaaatcaTGGTGTTTCAGCTGTCGAGAGAAACCGCAAACCGTGGATTCGGATTTGAGCGACCAGGAAACGAAAGATCACGACGCGACTGTTTCGAACGAGCATTTCGAAAAACCAAATGACACTTTGG CGGACCAAAAATTCACTTATGACTTATTAGTAATTGGCGGTGGATCCGGTGGTTTAGCAGCAGCAAAAGAAGCAGTGAATTTGGGTGCGAACGTTGCAGTCCTTGATTATGTGACACCATCACCACAGGGTACAACATGGGGTCTGGGTGGCACTTGCGTGAACGTTGGTTGTATACCAAAGAAGTTGATGCATCAGGCTGCTTTGCTTGGAGAAGCTGTCCAT GAAGCAACTTTCTATGGTTGGCAGTTGCCAGACCCAAAAACTATTTTAAACGATTGGGAAGCATTAAGAACTGCTGTACAGAACCATATAAAGTCTGTGAATTGGGTAACACGAGTTGAACTTAGAACAAA AAAAGTTGAATACATCAATGCACAAGGATACTTTAAGGATGAACATACAGTGTGTGGGAAAATGAAGAATGGGGAGGAAAAGACATTTACAGCAAAAAACATTTTGATTGCTGTAGGTGGTAGACCAAAATACCCTGATATTCCTGGTGCTTTGGAATATGGAATAAGCAGTGATGACATTTTCAGTTTAAAAAAAGCTCCAGGAAAGACGCTTGTTGTTGGTGCAGGAT acaTTGGTTTGGAGTGTGCTGGATTCTTGAATGGTTTAGGATACGACGCAACGATAATGGTCCGTTCCATCATTTTAAGAGGATTCGATCAGCAAATGGCAAACATAGTTGCTGCAGAAATGGAAAGACGCGGCGTACACTTCATTTACCAGGCGAAACCCTCGAAGATTCAAAAGCAAGACGACGGCAGGCTTCTTGTACATTGGGTCGATAAG GACGGACAATCGCATCAAGATGTTTATGATACCGTTCTTTTCGCCATTGGGCGAAAAGCACTTACGCAAGAACTGAAACCCGAAAATATCAACCTTAAACTTGTTGAGGATTCTGGGAAGATTGATGCAGTAGATGAGCAGACAAATGTTCCAAATGTATACGCTGTCGGTGATGTCCTCCAT aAAAAACCGGAATTGACGCCCGTTGCTATACACGCTGGGCGATTATTGGCAAGGAGATTGTTTGGAAACTCGACTCAACAAATGGATTATGTAAACGTAGCGACAACAGTGTTCAGTCCTTTGGAATACGGTTGTGTTGGTCTCAGCGAAGAGGCTGCGATTGCAATTCacggagaggataagatagaaattTACCACATGTATTACAAACCAACAGAATTCTTCATACCACAGAAGGATGTCACTAACTGTTACCTGAAAGTCGTTGCCTTCAGAGGCGGTGACGAGAGAGTGCTAGGCATGCACTTTGTTGGTCCCCAGGCAGGCGAAATCATTCAAGGCTTTTCTACTGCTATGAA atGTAACTTAACATTCCCAAAATTGAAAGAAACCGTCGGCATTCACCCGACAGTCGCGGAAGAATTTACTCGTGTGAACATCACCAAACGTTCAGGACTTGACCCGAAGCCGCAGAGCTGTTGCAGTTAA
- the Trxr1 gene encoding thioredoxin reductase 1 isoform X2: protein MATLTLLARLVSFRSAQAKLRELPWSRCKTFPYGQTVMACMCTDQKFTYDLLVIGGGSGGLAAAKEAVNLGANVAVLDYVTPSPQGTTWGLGGTCVNVGCIPKKLMHQAALLGEAVHEATFYGWQLPDPKTILNDWEALRTAVQNHIKSVNWVTRVELRTKKVEYINAQGYFKDEHTVCGKMKNGEEKTFTAKNILIAVGGRPKYPDIPGALEYGISSDDIFSLKKAPGKTLVVGAGYIGLECAGFLNGLGYDATIMVRSIILRGFDQQMANIVAAEMERRGVHFIYQAKPSKIQKQDDGRLLVHWVDKDGQSHQDVYDTVLFAIGRKALTQELKPENINLKLVEDSGKIDAVDEQTNVPNVYAVGDVLHKKPELTPVAIHAGRLLARRLFGNSTQQMDYVNVATTVFSPLEYGCVGLSEEAAIAIHGEDKIEIYHMYYKPTEFFIPQKDVTNCYLKVVAFRGGDERVLGMHFVGPQAGEIIQGFSTAMKCNLTFPKLKETVGIHPTVAEEFTRVNITKRSGLDPKPQSCCS from the exons ATGGCGACGTTAACACTGCTCGCGAGGCTTGTGTCATTTCGTTCTGCACAGGCTAAATTGCGCGAGTTACCATGGTCCAGGTGTAAAACGTTCCCATATGGTCAAACAGTAATGGCTTGTATGTGCA CGGACCAAAAATTCACTTATGACTTATTAGTAATTGGCGGTGGATCCGGTGGTTTAGCAGCAGCAAAAGAAGCAGTGAATTTGGGTGCGAACGTTGCAGTCCTTGATTATGTGACACCATCACCACAGGGTACAACATGGGGTCTGGGTGGCACTTGCGTGAACGTTGGTTGTATACCAAAGAAGTTGATGCATCAGGCTGCTTTGCTTGGAGAAGCTGTCCAT GAAGCAACTTTCTATGGTTGGCAGTTGCCAGACCCAAAAACTATTTTAAACGATTGGGAAGCATTAAGAACTGCTGTACAGAACCATATAAAGTCTGTGAATTGGGTAACACGAGTTGAACTTAGAACAAA AAAAGTTGAATACATCAATGCACAAGGATACTTTAAGGATGAACATACAGTGTGTGGGAAAATGAAGAATGGGGAGGAAAAGACATTTACAGCAAAAAACATTTTGATTGCTGTAGGTGGTAGACCAAAATACCCTGATATTCCTGGTGCTTTGGAATATGGAATAAGCAGTGATGACATTTTCAGTTTAAAAAAAGCTCCAGGAAAGACGCTTGTTGTTGGTGCAGGAT acaTTGGTTTGGAGTGTGCTGGATTCTTGAATGGTTTAGGATACGACGCAACGATAATGGTCCGTTCCATCATTTTAAGAGGATTCGATCAGCAAATGGCAAACATAGTTGCTGCAGAAATGGAAAGACGCGGCGTACACTTCATTTACCAGGCGAAACCCTCGAAGATTCAAAAGCAAGACGACGGCAGGCTTCTTGTACATTGGGTCGATAAG GACGGACAATCGCATCAAGATGTTTATGATACCGTTCTTTTCGCCATTGGGCGAAAAGCACTTACGCAAGAACTGAAACCCGAAAATATCAACCTTAAACTTGTTGAGGATTCTGGGAAGATTGATGCAGTAGATGAGCAGACAAATGTTCCAAATGTATACGCTGTCGGTGATGTCCTCCAT aAAAAACCGGAATTGACGCCCGTTGCTATACACGCTGGGCGATTATTGGCAAGGAGATTGTTTGGAAACTCGACTCAACAAATGGATTATGTAAACGTAGCGACAACAGTGTTCAGTCCTTTGGAATACGGTTGTGTTGGTCTCAGCGAAGAGGCTGCGATTGCAATTCacggagaggataagatagaaattTACCACATGTATTACAAACCAACAGAATTCTTCATACCACAGAAGGATGTCACTAACTGTTACCTGAAAGTCGTTGCCTTCAGAGGCGGTGACGAGAGAGTGCTAGGCATGCACTTTGTTGGTCCCCAGGCAGGCGAAATCATTCAAGGCTTTTCTACTGCTATGAA atGTAACTTAACATTCCCAAAATTGAAAGAAACCGTCGGCATTCACCCGACAGTCGCGGAAGAATTTACTCGTGTGAACATCACCAAACGTTCAGGACTTGACCCGAAGCCGCAGAGCTGTTGCAGTTAA
- the Sni gene encoding SDR family oxidoreductase sniffer — MKSILITGCNRGLGLGLVKHLVNQSQPPQNIFATCRDVNKARELATLAEVSKNVHIIEIDLSDTKSYDKIVKTVSETVGSDGLNVLFNNAGTSTKFARLGLVKEDQLTETFFINTVVPILLAKALLPLLKTAANKCEDKSKMSINRSAIINMSSILGSIADNTSGGFYPYRCSKSALNAATKSMSVDLKEDGILVTCLHPGWVRTGMGGANAPMDVDTSINDILNTLGTLTDEHTGCFIQHDGKILPW, encoded by the exons ATGAAGTCGATCCTGATCACCGGTTGCAACCGCGGTTTGGGCCTGGGTTTGGTGAAACACTTGGTGAACCAGTCGCAACCGCCGCAGAATATTTTCGCGACTTGCCGAGACGTGAATAAAGCGAGG GAATTAGCCACATTAGCTGAGGTATCGAAAAATGTTCATATTATCGAGATAG ATTTATCGGACACAAAGTCTTATGACAAAATAGTGAAGACCGTGAGCGAGACTGTGGGCTCTGATGGGCTGAACGTTTTGTTCAACAATGCTGGAACCAGCACGAAATTCGCACGACTCGGTCTAGTGAAAGAAGACCAGCTCACAGAAACGTTTTTCATAAATACTGTAGTGCCGATTTTGCTAGCGAAA GCTCTTCTACCACTGCTGAAAACAGCAGCCAACAAATGTGAAGACAAGTCAAAGATGAGCATCAACAGATCTGCAATTATAAACATGAGTTCTATCCTTGGGAGCATTGCTGACAACACTTCAGGTGGATTTTATCCCTATAGATGTAGCAAG TCAGCACTCAATGCAGCAACAAAGTCAATGAGTGTTGATCTCAAAGAAGATGGAATCTTAGTCACTTGTTTGCATCCAGGTTGGGTGCGTACAGGTATGGGAGGGGCTAATGCACCAATGGATGTTGATACTAGTATAAATGATATCCTCAATACATTAGGCACATTAACTGACGAACATACAGGCTGTTTCATTCAACATGATGGAAAAATTTTACCATGGTAA
- the Bcl7-like gene encoding chromatin remodeling complex subunit BCL7B-like protein isoform X3, with the protein MMSRSVRAETRSRAKDDIKRVMQVVDKVRHWEKKWVTIGETTMKIYKWVPISTLDQKKGKTVADKENGLPRKSGLDSSNSNFGLTEDSNTCFSTVSDSQGLTDFSAHLGFSEDSNSQNSEPSKRLKTD; encoded by the exons ATGATGTCGCGGTCAGTGCGTGCAGAGACTCGTAGTCGTGCCAAAGATGATATTAAGCGTGTAATGCAAGTTGTTGACAAAGTTCGCCATTG GGAGAAAAAATGGGTTACAATAGGAGAAACAACTATGAAGATTTATAAGTGGGTGCCTATTTCAACACTCGATCAG AAGAAGGGAAAGACAGTTGCAGACAAAGAAAACGGTTTGCCGAGAAAAAGTGGATTAGATTCTTCAAATTCTAACTTTGGACTTACAGAAGATTCTAACACAT GTTTCTCAACAGTTAGCGATTCTCAAGGATTAACAGACTTCTCAGCACATCTGGGATTTTCGGAAGATTCAAATTCACAAAATAGCGAACCATCTAAAAGGTTAAAGACTGATTAA
- the Bcl7-like gene encoding chromatin remodeling complex subunit BCL7B-like protein isoform X1: protein MMSRSVRAETRSRAKDDIKRVMQVVDKVRHWEKKWVTIGETTMKIYKWVPISTLDQKKKGKTVADKENGLPRKSGLDSSNSNFGLTEDSNTCFSTVSDSQGLTDFSAHLGFSEDSNSQNSEPSKRLKTD, encoded by the exons ATGATGTCGCGGTCAGTGCGTGCAGAGACTCGTAGTCGTGCCAAAGATGATATTAAGCGTGTAATGCAAGTTGTTGACAAAGTTCGCCATTG GGAGAAAAAATGGGTTACAATAGGAGAAACAACTATGAAGATTTATAAGTGGGTGCCTATTTCAACACTCGATCAG AAGAAGAAGGGAAAGACAGTTGCAGACAAAGAAAACGGTTTGCCGAGAAAAAGTGGATTAGATTCTTCAAATTCTAACTTTGGACTTACAGAAGATTCTAACACAT GTTTCTCAACAGTTAGCGATTCTCAAGGATTAACAGACTTCTCAGCACATCTGGGATTTTCGGAAGATTCAAATTCACAAAATAGCGAACCATCTAAAAGGTTAAAGACTGATTAA
- the LOC143365243 gene encoding synaptic plasticity regulator PANTS: MPELNETNKSPSVEEEVKPAEKGISAEEKKKNDEEEDLRNFEWMVRPCEIYNEEYKDCKSIVARFHQYFVFGKSIDCSQWKTDYNNCYLWEKYKSEQAYASLIDSEKNRRLRRLRAHYANDIWEKRDAPPENWNAPLPEWLQKKFENSYLANVNKMEEEYNKSSFCSIS; the protein is encoded by the exons ATGCCcgaattaaatgaaacaaataaatcacCTTCAGTCGAAGAAGAAGTCAAGCCTGCTGAAAAAGGCATATCTgctgaagaaaaaaagaaaaatgatgaAGAAGAAGACTTGCGAAATTTCGAGTGGATG gTAAGACCATGCGAGATATATAATGAGGAATACAAGGACTGTAAAAGTATAGTAGCACGGTTTCATCAATACTTTGTATTTGGAAAATCAATTGATTGCTCACAATGGAAAACTGACTATAACAATTGTTATCTTTGGGAAAAATATAAATCTGAACAGGCATAC GCAAGCTTAATAGACAGTGAGAAGAACCGTAGGCTACGAAGGTTACGTGCTCATTATGCAAATGACATCTGGGAGAAAAGGGACGCACCACCAGAAAATTGGAATGCTCCATTGCCTGAGTGGTTacagaaaaaatttgaaaactcaTATCTGGcaaatgtaaataaaatggAAGAAGAATACAATAAATCCAGCTTTTGTTCTATATCGTAA